The Desulfonatronospira thiodismutans ASO3-1 DNA segment GTGCGCAACCGGGAAGAGCTGGATCGGCGCATTGTGGATCTTCTGTATCAAAACCAGAAAACCCTGGGCGTTACCTGCCGGGATCCCGGAGATATTCCCGGCTGTTTCGGTGAACTGATTCGAGAAAGCGCAGCCAAACACGGCCAGCGGACCGTGGTTCTGGTGGATGAATACGACAAGCCCATTCTGGATAATATCACGGACCCGGAGCAGGCAATTGAAATCCGGGAAGGCCTGAAAAACCTCTATTCCGTGATCAAGGACAGCGACGCCCATATCCGGTTCTCCTTTCTCACCGGGGTTTCCAAATTTTCCAAGGTGAGCCTGTTTTCCGGGCTCAACAATCTGAGAGACATTACTTTAAGTCCACACTTCGCAACCATTTGCGGCTACACGGAAGCCGAGATGACCGAGGTGTTTGCCGAACACTTAGAAGGAAAAACCCTGGAAGATATCCGCAGCTGGTACAACGGCTATTCCTGGCTGGGAGAGCGCGTTTACAACCCTTTCAGTATTCTTAATTATCTGGAGGAAGGTGAGTTCAGCAACTACTGGTTTGAGAGCGGCACACCAGAATTTCTGCTCAAGCTGTTTCTTGCCCGCAAGTACCTGGCCCCCAACCTGGAAAACACCGTGGCCACGGAACGTCTGCTGGGCAGTTTTGACGTAAACGATATTGAGATCGAGACCATGATGTTCCAGACCGGGTATCTGACCATTCAGGAACGGCAACAGTTCGGCAATCTGACCGCATACCGGCTGGATTATCCCAATCTGGAAGTGCGCATGAGTTTTGCAGACAGTCTTTCCGCCTTCCTCGTTTCCCAGCGGGATGTCTATGAAAAATGCAAAATCGATCTGTATCAGGCCCTGTCCGCCGCCCGGCTCGATGATATCGGGAACGTCTTTCACTCCCTGTTTGCCGCCATTCCCCACGACTGGTACCGCAAAAACAAGCTGACCGAGTACGAAGGGTATTACGCCTCTATTTTCTATTGCTACTTCACAGCTCTGGGCTTAGATGTCACCGCCGAGGATACCACAAATCACGGCCGGATCGATATGACGGTGCGCCTTGCAAACCGGGTCTTCATCTTTGAGTTTAAGGTGTTGGACCTCGACAAAACTCCGGGCACGGCCTTAGAGCAGGTCCGCAAAAAAGGGTATGCTGATAAATACCATGGTCAAAATCTGGAAATTTACCTGATAGGCGTGGAATTTGACCGCGACGAACGTAATATTGTCCGCTTTGATTGGGAAAAAAGCTTATCATCTCATTGATCTGACTCTAATTATACCAGGTCTGGGCAGCTACTTCCAGTTTGGGTCTTTGTTACTTTTAAAACAAACGTCATTGCCGGTGCTGATCCAGTACCTGAGCTGAAGTTCAAGGCTTATCCCGGTATATTGCAAAGAATATCCCGTTCCCAGCGCCAGGCATCTTCAATTGCCTGCAAGGATAATTGCTTTCATGCCTGACGTCTCCTAAAGTCTTCCGTAAATATCTTCAAACCTTACTATATCGTCTTCTCCCAGATATGCGCCGGACTGGACTTCGATGAGCTCTAAGGGGATTTTGCCGGGGTTTTCTAAGGAGTGCTGCCGGCCAAGGGGGATGTAAGTAGACTGATTTTCAGTAACCAGAAAGGACTCCTCTCCATTGGTTACCATGGCCGTACCGGACACCACCACCCAGTGCTCGGCCCGGTGATGATGCTTTTGCAGGGAGAGTTTGGCCCCTGGCTTGACCGTGATTCTTTTGACCTGATACCTGCCCCCGGCATCTATACCGTCATACGAACCCCAGGGCCTGAACACCTCCCTGTGGGTGACATGCTCGCTGCGACCGCTGCTTTTGATGCGGTCCACCAGGGACTTGATGTCCTGGGCCCTGTTTTTGTGAGCCACCAGCACGGCGTCCTTGGTCTCCACCACCACCAGGTCCTGCACCCCCAGGGTGGCCACCATGCGGTAGTCCGAAAAAAGCAGGCTGTTGCTGGTGTCCATGGCCATGACGTCGCCCTTGCAGGAATTGCCCTCTGCGTCCCGTGGCAGCAGGTCCCACAGGGATGACCAGGAGCCCACATCAGACCATCCGGCCTCCATGGGCACTAAGGCCGCATCCTGAGTTTTCTCCATGACTGCATAATCTATGGAATTGCCGGGGCAGGAGTTGAAGGCATCTTTATCCACTCTTACAAAATGCATATCCCGGCGGGCGTTTTGCATGGCTGCACGGCAGCATTCCAGGATCGCGGGCTCAAACTTCTCAAGCTCTTCTAAGTACCGGCCGGCCCTGAACATAAACATACCGCTGTTCCAGTAGTAATCCCCGGCCTTTAGATATGCAGCTGCAGTGTCAGAGTCTGGTTTTTCCACAAAGCGCCCTGCCCTGTAAACCTGTCCCTGGATATTTTCCCCTCGCCGGATATATCCATAACCGGTCTCAGGAGAGTCCGGAACTATCCCGAAAGTCACTAACCAGTCTTTACCTGCCTGCTCTGCAGCCATGGTCACGCTTTCCTGAAACGCCTGCTGATCATGAATATGGTGATCCGCAGCCATTACAAAAAGTACGGGGTCCTCTCCACTGCTGGTGGCATGCAGGGCTGCCAGGGCAATGGCCGGGGCGGTGTTGCGCCCCTCGGGTTCAAGGAGGATGGATACATCCTCATGCCCCATAAGGCGCATCTGCTCTGCGGCCAGAAAACGATGTTCTTCGTTGCAGACCAGCAAAGGAGGTGCGCACTGCAGTCCGTCAAGTCGCCTTACAGACTGCTGCAGCATGCTGAGCTCCCCTCCGAAGGCCAGAAACTGTTTGGGATAAAGCTTGCGGGACAATGGCCATAAACGTGTGCCGGACCCGCCGGCCAGAATAACCGGTAAAAACATGGCGTACCCCCTCCGGGAATTTCATTATAATTATGTTGAATCACCTTACTTTTATAAATGGCAACCAAAGTGATTTGTTATCACTCTGTCTCATCTCTATTATGCCTTCCGGTCGTTAAATCCATCAGAATGAATACGGCGACCAAACCTGCCCCTGCTAGAAAGCAGACAAAATAAGGCCAGCCCTGGGCCAGGCTTTCAGGCAGGGCATAACCTGCAGTGACAACCTTGTCTTCATTTATTTCCACCTGTTTCTGAAAAGGCCACAGTGCTGCCAGAGAACCAAACATCAGGCCGGCCAGGAAGGACATGGTGGTGGTATAATAATTCTTCAGCAGATAGTTTATCACCTTGGCCAGGCTGATGAGCCCAAACACGCATCCCATGCCTACCAAAGATATGATTTTCAGGTCCATACCTGCCACAGCAGCCAGGATCTCAAAGTATACCCCCATGACCACCAGCATGAAAGAACCGCTGAATCCCGGCAGGAGCATGGTGGCCATGGCCACGGCCCCGCCCAGGAAAAAACGCAGATCTCCAATGTTGCTAAAGCCCTGCATATCGCTCCATAGAGGCGAAAGCTGCGCCAGCAGAATCAATGTCCCTGCCAGGAAAAAAACCAATACTTCCTTGAACCTGATCCTGCCTGCTCTTTTCAGGGGGTAGTAAATAGAAACCAGTACCAGGCCGAAAAAAAATGAAAAAACAAAACCCCGGTAATTCAAGACAGCAAAGTTTATCAGGGAAGCCGTGCTGAATATCGCCACCAGCACCCCTGCTCCAATGGGCACCACAAAATGCAGCTGCCAGGTCTGGACGGCATATTCAAAGGCCCGGGCAAAGCGGCCCCTGACCACCAGGCGCATCAATCCTGCCAGTGTCCGATGATCTATATTGCCGGCAATACCTATCAGCCGGGTATATATTCCCAGAATAAGAGCAATGGTTCCACCGCTTAAGCCCGGTACAATGCTGGCAGCACCTATGCCAAAGCCCTTGAAAAACAGTTTCCACATGGGAAGTTGAGAGTACCTGGTTGCTGGTTTTAATGAATTTCTGATACAATAAGGGCGTATACTGTCAAGACAGATGTATGACAGAGAACATGAAATTATTTGGGTTGCGGAAAAACGTCCATGGCTCGACACTGAACCATGACAGTAAAAAAGACCCTGTGCCCATCCAGTCTGAAAACAATGTCCGCCTGGGATTTAGTGTTTCACTGTAAAAAACTCAGCCCTTGTGCAGGAATCCTTCCTTTTTTTCCTGCCGGCAAGGACATAGCTTCAGACCTCCCTGAATCTCTCCAGAGTCTCTATAAACTCGTCCTCGCATTCCAGGAAGACGTCCACCAGGGTGGGATCAAAATGCGAACCCTTGCCGTCTCTGATTATGGCCCGTGTCTTTTCATGGGAGAAGGCGTCCTTGTACACTCTTTTGGAGGCCAGTGCGTCATAGACGTCTGCTACAGCCAGGATCCTGGAGGCAAGGGGGATATCCTCTCCGGCAAGGCCGTCCGGATACCCTGATCCGTTCCATTTCTCATGGTGATACCTGGCGATATCCGCGGACATCCTCAGATAATTGGCTTTGGGATTCTGCTGGATGGTGCTTTTGAGGGTATCGTAGCCGATGGTGGTGTGGGTTTTCATGATCTCAAACTCTTCCTCGTCCAGTCTGCCTGGTTTGAGGAGGATATGGTCCGGTATGCCCACCTTGCCGATATCGTGCAGGGGACTGGTGGAGTAAATGTCGTCGATGAAACGCCGGTTTACGATATCCTGATACATGGAATTGCGCAGCAGAAACTCGGAAACAATACGGCAGTAGCTCTGGATTCTTTCTAAGTGCAGCCCGGTCTCGGGATCCCTGGTCTCGGCAAGTTTGGCCATGGCGAATATGACTGTGTCCTTGCTCTGCAGACTGAAGATACGCTCGCTGGCTTTAAGTCTCACCAGCAGTTCAGACTTATCCACCGGCTTGGTAAGGTAGTCGTCCACTCCGGACTCGAATCCCCGGATCAGGTCGGTGGAATCATCCCTGGAAGTAATCATGATAATGTAGGTGTATTCATCCCCTTCAGAGGCCCTGACCCGGGAAATGAGCTCCAGTCCATCCATTACCGGCATGTTCCAGTCCGTGAGAATGATCCTGGGACGGTGCTCGTGCCAGAGCTTCAGGGCTTCCTTGCCGTCTGCCGCTGCAATGGGCTCATACCCTGTGTTCCTGGCGTACAGGGAAAGGGTCTTGCGGCTTATCTTGTCGTCTTCAACAACCAGTACTTTCATAAGACCTTTTGTATTTTTTGTATGCAAACCTGTTAATCTCTGGTCATTAAGCCCGGGGGATCATCTGCCATGACCAGCTGAATGTAACGCCCCGGTCTTATTCCCCTGCCTGCAACTCAACTTCCTGTGTCTGGAAAAACGCCCTGGCTTCCGCCTCGAACCTCTGGGCCTCCCGTTGCAGAAGCTGCATCTCTTTATGTGCCTCCTGCCAGTTTTCCTGCCGGGAGCTGTGCATGATATTGGCGCAGTGCAGCCTTATCCTTTCCGCGCCAGTATACCCGGCCGAACCTTTGAGCTTGTGGGCCAGCCTGTCGGCATCACCTGCCTCGTGCCTGGCCAGGGCCGCCTGAATATGCTCCGGCTCCACCTGGAGGTCGCTCAAGAAGTCCTGCATTATTTCCGCAGCGATTTCCAGATCCTGTTCATACCTGTCCATAAAATCCCTGGTATTAAATACCTGGTACTCATCATGCCCTGGCGGCTGCCCGGAATCCTCTTCTGCCCCGGCCCTTTCATCCCGGCCTTTCCCGTCCTGCAGGTCAAAAAAGCCGGCCGGAAGGTGCTTCTTAAGCATTGCCAGCAGCTCAATCTTTTGCACCGGTTTGGCGATATAATCCGTCATGCCGGCACTCAG contains these protein-coding regions:
- a CDS encoding ATP-binding protein; the protein is MKKLPIGVSTLREIIEDGYTYVDKTRIVHQLVESGKYYFLSRPRRFGKSLFIDTLKEAFEGNQDLFQNLWLFDRWDWKKKHPVIHISFGAGVVRNREELDRRIVDLLYQNQKTLGVTCRDPGDIPGCFGELIRESAAKHGQRTVVLVDEYDKPILDNITDPEQAIEIREGLKNLYSVIKDSDAHIRFSFLTGVSKFSKVSLFSGLNNLRDITLSPHFATICGYTEAEMTEVFAEHLEGKTLEDIRSWYNGYSWLGERVYNPFSILNYLEEGEFSNYWFESGTPEFLLKLFLARKYLAPNLENTVATERLLGSFDVNDIEIETMMFQTGYLTIQERQQFGNLTAYRLDYPNLEVRMSFADSLSAFLVSQRDVYEKCKIDLYQALSAARLDDIGNVFHSLFAAIPHDWYRKNKLTEYEGYYASIFYCYFTALGLDVTAEDTTNHGRIDMTVRLANRVFIFEFKVLDLDKTPGTALEQVRKKGYADKYHGQNLEIYLIGVEFDRDERNIVRFDWEKSLSSH
- a CDS encoding mannose-1-phosphate guanylyltransferase/mannose-6-phosphate isomerase, with amino-acid sequence MFLPVILAGGSGTRLWPLSRKLYPKQFLAFGGELSMLQQSVRRLDGLQCAPPLLVCNEEHRFLAAEQMRLMGHEDVSILLEPEGRNTAPAIALAALHATSSGEDPVLFVMAADHHIHDQQAFQESVTMAAEQAGKDWLVTFGIVPDSPETGYGYIRRGENIQGQVYRAGRFVEKPDSDTAAAYLKAGDYYWNSGMFMFRAGRYLEELEKFEPAILECCRAAMQNARRDMHFVRVDKDAFNSCPGNSIDYAVMEKTQDAALVPMEAGWSDVGSWSSLWDLLPRDAEGNSCKGDVMAMDTSNSLLFSDYRMVATLGVQDLVVVETKDAVLVAHKNRAQDIKSLVDRIKSSGRSEHVTHREVFRPWGSYDGIDAGGRYQVKRITVKPGAKLSLQKHHHRAEHWVVVSGTAMVTNGEESFLVTENQSTYIPLGRQHSLENPGKIPLELIEVQSGAYLGEDDIVRFEDIYGRL
- a CDS encoding DUF368 domain-containing protein → MWKLFFKGFGIGAASIVPGLSGGTIALILGIYTRLIGIAGNIDHRTLAGLMRLVVRGRFARAFEYAVQTWQLHFVVPIGAGVLVAIFSTASLINFAVLNYRGFVFSFFFGLVLVSIYYPLKRAGRIRFKEVLVFFLAGTLILLAQLSPLWSDMQGFSNIGDLRFFLGGAVAMATMLLPGFSGSFMLVVMGVYFEILAAVAGMDLKIISLVGMGCVFGLISLAKVINYLLKNYYTTTMSFLAGLMFGSLAALWPFQKQVEINEDKVVTAGYALPESLAQGWPYFVCFLAGAGLVAVFILMDLTTGRHNRDETE
- a CDS encoding HD-GYP domain-containing protein, which gives rise to MKVLVVEDDKISRKTLSLYARNTGYEPIAAADGKEALKLWHEHRPRIILTDWNMPVMDGLELISRVRASEGDEYTYIIMITSRDDSTDLIRGFESGVDDYLTKPVDKSELLVRLKASERIFSLQSKDTVIFAMAKLAETRDPETGLHLERIQSYCRIVSEFLLRNSMYQDIVNRRFIDDIYSTSPLHDIGKVGIPDHILLKPGRLDEEEFEIMKTHTTIGYDTLKSTIQQNPKANYLRMSADIARYHHEKWNGSGYPDGLAGEDIPLASRILAVADVYDALASKRVYKDAFSHEKTRAIIRDGKGSHFDPTLVDVFLECEDEFIETLERFREV